From Salinirubellus salinus, the proteins below share one genomic window:
- a CDS encoding Hvo_1808 family surface protein: protein MRPLAAVALALMLVLAGCSVGLQQGDTPTPPPASTPGQTATPATDTPTATTTGGGTTTATPASTPTAAPNATMQSDLADPPTDRLGWEDGYWYNETLSVNGTDGLNESELSAVVGRAMARVEHIRQLEFEETVPVTVINRSTYREQYVDGGANYTESFRTFDNVKFETLFLIGERQDSLAVQNTNRGSNVLGFYSPANDTIVVVSESDQPVLNDELTLGHELVHALQDQQFDISRYDRPTREVYNAYNGLIEGDARNVELRYQERCGVEWDCLSVPSEGSGGGGDLHFGVYILNYFPYADGPGFVGYHENRGGWDAVNAMYDAPPASAEQVIHPEKYGEDAPTNVSLTDSNSGDWERVRPDAPRPSQTRPAYASFGQSGMVAMFAYTLYDSANRSRVVEPDEFLNLEGGQVNSTDPLNYAIDYADGWDGDRLHIYDTPGDDNETAYVWRSVWDSPAEAEEFAAGYRDLLSHWGGERVGSPNHWEVTRGPFQDAFYIEVEGDTVTIVNAPSESDLGDVYADYEPPSAGN from the coding sequence ATGCGACCCCTCGCGGCCGTCGCCCTCGCCCTGATGCTCGTCCTCGCCGGGTGTAGCGTCGGGCTCCAGCAGGGCGACACGCCCACGCCCCCACCCGCCTCCACCCCGGGACAGACAGCGACGCCCGCCACGGACACGCCGACCGCCACGACGACCGGCGGCGGGACGACGACCGCGACGCCCGCGTCGACGCCGACGGCCGCACCGAACGCGACGATGCAGTCCGACCTCGCGGACCCGCCGACCGACCGGCTGGGCTGGGAGGACGGCTACTGGTACAACGAGACCCTGTCCGTGAACGGGACCGACGGGCTGAACGAGTCCGAGCTGTCGGCCGTCGTCGGCCGCGCGATGGCTCGCGTCGAGCACATCCGACAACTCGAGTTCGAGGAGACGGTGCCGGTCACCGTCATCAACCGCTCGACGTACCGCGAGCAGTACGTCGACGGCGGCGCGAACTACACCGAGTCGTTCCGCACCTTCGACAACGTGAAGTTCGAGACCCTGTTCCTCATCGGCGAGCGACAGGACTCGCTGGCGGTCCAGAACACGAACCGCGGCTCGAACGTGCTCGGCTTCTACTCACCCGCGAACGACACCATCGTCGTCGTCTCGGAGTCGGACCAGCCCGTGCTCAACGACGAGTTGACCCTCGGCCACGAACTCGTCCACGCCCTGCAGGACCAGCAGTTCGACATCTCGCGCTACGACCGGCCCACCCGCGAGGTGTACAACGCGTACAACGGTCTCATCGAGGGCGACGCCCGGAACGTCGAACTTCGCTACCAGGAGCGCTGCGGGGTCGAGTGGGACTGCCTCTCCGTCCCGAGCGAGGGGAGCGGCGGCGGCGGTGACCTCCACTTCGGCGTCTACATCCTCAACTACTTCCCGTACGCCGACGGGCCCGGCTTCGTCGGCTACCACGAGAACCGCGGCGGCTGGGACGCCGTGAACGCGATGTACGACGCGCCGCCGGCCTCCGCCGAGCAGGTCATCCACCCCGAGAAGTACGGCGAGGACGCCCCGACGAACGTCTCGCTGACCGACTCGAACAGCGGCGACTGGGAGCGCGTGCGGCCCGACGCCCCGCGACCCTCGCAGACGCGGCCGGCCTACGCCTCGTTCGGCCAGTCGGGGATGGTGGCGATGTTCGCCTACACGCTCTACGACTCGGCGAACCGCTCGCGCGTGGTCGAGCCGGACGAGTTCCTCAACCTCGAGGGCGGCCAGGTGAACAGCACGGACCCCCTGAACTACGCCATCGACTACGCGGACGGCTGGGACGGTGACCGGCTACACATCTACGACACGCCAGGCGACGACAACGAGACGGCGTACGTCTGGCGGAGCGTCTGGGACTCCCCCGCAGAGGCCGAGGAGTTCGCCGCCGGCTACCGCGACCTGCTGAGCCACTGGGGCGGCGAGCGCGTCGGCTCGCCGAACCACTGGGAGGTGACCCGTGGCCCGTTCCAGGACGCCTTCTACATCGAGGTCGAGGGCGACACCGTCACCATCGTGAACGCGCCGAGTGAGTCGGACCTCGGCGACGTGTACGCCGACTACGAGCCACCGAGCGCGGGGAACTGA
- a CDS encoding DUF5810 domain-containing protein — MGYECPVCSTPQADARHLANHMAIVAMMGREEHAAWLDEHAPGWADAGEAELAPRVAEHATEKEFPQVFEDTVGGLEEGEDPDDPLSERGGALFDDVPHDHDHAGAHGHQHTPPEAHLAGAGVDSENLDDETRAALEEAREMTRTMLGDEADEDGDADDEATDEEPAASDGDNNA; from the coding sequence ATGGGCTACGAGTGTCCCGTCTGTTCCACCCCACAGGCCGACGCCCGCCACCTCGCCAACCACATGGCCATCGTGGCCATGATGGGGCGCGAGGAACACGCCGCGTGGCTCGACGAACACGCCCCCGGCTGGGCGGACGCCGGCGAGGCCGAGCTCGCCCCGCGGGTCGCCGAACACGCCACGGAGAAGGAGTTCCCACAGGTGTTCGAGGACACCGTGGGCGGACTGGAGGAGGGCGAGGACCCGGACGACCCGCTCTCAGAGCGCGGCGGCGCGCTGTTCGACGACGTCCCGCACGACCACGACCACGCGGGGGCCCACGGCCACCAGCACACGCCCCCCGAAGCACACCTCGCGGGGGCGGGCGTGGACAGCGAGAACCTCGACGACGAGACTCGAGCGGCGCTGGAGGAGGCCCGCGAGATGACACGGACGATGTTAGGTGACGAGGCGGACGAGGATGGCGACGCCGACGACGAGGCCACCGACGAGGAACCGGCCGCGAGCGACGGCGATAACAACGCCTAA
- a CDS encoding DUF5809 family protein: MDSDGRFAPASVAAARERYADLAGTARQVVRETARAMDLDREEYRDRVDADVVATARDALFAAELEVRVGTREEFDDWCDSFDGEVHVVGSEHVDNVAWHAFDGAAVAATFQNEPDAAVSTLRRQAFGRLYREHLYEEREPPEVTEE, from the coding sequence ATGGACAGCGACGGGAGGTTCGCCCCGGCCTCGGTCGCGGCGGCCCGCGAGCGCTACGCCGACCTCGCCGGGACGGCCAGACAGGTGGTCCGCGAGACGGCCCGTGCGATGGATCTCGACCGCGAGGAGTACCGCGACCGGGTGGACGCCGACGTGGTCGCCACCGCGCGAGACGCCCTCTTCGCCGCCGAACTCGAGGTGCGCGTCGGGACCCGCGAGGAGTTCGACGACTGGTGCGACTCGTTCGACGGCGAGGTCCACGTCGTCGGGAGCGAGCACGTCGACAACGTGGCGTGGCACGCCTTCGACGGCGCGGCCGTCGCCGCGACGTTCCAGAACGAACCCGACGCGGCCGTCTCGACGCTCCGCCGGCAGGCGTTCGGGCGGCTCTACCGCGAGCACCTCTACGAGGAGCGCGAGCCGCCGGAGGTGACCGAGGAGTGA
- a CDS encoding NUDIX hydrolase — translation MTGEGSPDRRPDGTDHDWNVVESRTEYETGWYTGGYDLVELPDGRTKKYYWAELPPAAVIVAVVDSAELRSAGRRTQSDDDQVLMVEQFRPTIRELCYELPAGIVEDGESFTTAGARELREETGFEPNSTALLEEFWCSTGVLRHKRGIVWAEGLEPAKRKLDGNEFLAVRTVPVAEALELARRPPANDATIEGLLLAEEAGLI, via the coding sequence ATGACGGGCGAGGGGTCACCCGACCGTCGCCCGGACGGGACCGACCACGACTGGAACGTCGTCGAGTCCCGGACGGAGTACGAGACCGGCTGGTACACCGGCGGCTACGACCTCGTGGAACTCCCGGACGGTCGGACGAAGAAGTACTACTGGGCGGAGTTGCCGCCCGCGGCCGTCATCGTGGCCGTCGTCGACAGCGCGGAACTCCGTTCTGCGGGCCGTCGGACGCAGTCCGACGACGACCAGGTCCTGATGGTCGAGCAGTTCCGCCCCACCATCCGCGAACTCTGCTACGAACTGCCCGCCGGCATCGTCGAGGACGGCGAGTCGTTCACCACCGCCGGCGCGCGCGAACTCCGCGAGGAGACGGGCTTCGAGCCCAACTCGACCGCGCTACTCGAGGAGTTCTGGTGTTCGACGGGCGTGCTCCGGCACAAGCGGGGCATCGTCTGGGCCGAGGGGCTCGAACCGGCGAAGCGGAAACTCGACGGCAACGAGTTCCTCGCCGTGCGGACGGTGCCCGTGGCGGAGGCGCTCGAACTGGCCCGTCGACCGCCCGCGAACGACGCGACCATCGAGGGGCTGTTGCTGGCCGAGGAGGCCGGCCTTATCTGA
- a CDS encoding coenzyme F420-0:L-glutamate ligase — MEVFAVPGLPEIREGDDLAALVAERVDLRPDDVVCVASTVVSKAEGRGAALDDFPASERAHEVARRLSELAGEEKDPRFAQAILEESEEVILDAPFVLAVTRFGHITVNAGIDQSNVPDHDLLLLPEDPTASAEALSGSLGCPVVVTDTSGRPFRHGQRGVALGWAGMPAARDWRGESDRDGRELGVTVQAVVDELAGAANLVTGEGDGGTPVAVVRGFAFGDHEGSDLLFRSTDRDVVRSALREWTWTPDHTTHHEG, encoded by the coding sequence ATGGAGGTGTTCGCCGTCCCCGGACTGCCCGAGATACGCGAGGGTGACGACCTCGCGGCGCTCGTCGCCGAGCGCGTCGATCTGCGCCCGGACGACGTGGTCTGCGTGGCGAGCACCGTCGTCTCGAAGGCCGAGGGCCGGGGGGCGGCACTCGACGACTTCCCGGCCTCCGAACGCGCCCACGAGGTCGCCCGGCGACTCTCGGAGCTCGCGGGCGAGGAGAAGGACCCCCGGTTCGCACAGGCCATCCTCGAAGAGAGCGAGGAGGTGATCCTCGACGCGCCGTTCGTCCTCGCAGTGACCCGGTTCGGCCACATCACGGTCAACGCCGGCATCGATCAGTCGAACGTGCCGGACCACGACCTGCTGCTGTTGCCCGAGGACCCGACCGCGAGCGCCGAGGCGCTCTCCGGGTCGCTGGGCTGTCCCGTCGTCGTCACGGACACGTCGGGCCGGCCGTTCCGCCACGGCCAGCGTGGCGTCGCGCTCGGGTGGGCCGGGATGCCCGCCGCCCGCGACTGGCGCGGCGAGTCCGACCGCGACGGGCGCGAACTCGGCGTCACCGTGCAGGCCGTCGTCGACGAGCTCGCGGGTGCCGCCAACCTCGTCACCGGCGAGGGCGACGGCGGCACCCCGGTCGCCGTCGTCCGTGGCTTCGCGTTCGGCGACCACGAGGGAAGCGACCTGCTGTTCCGGAGCACGGACCGCGACGTGGTCCGGTCCGCGCTCCGCGAGTGGACCTGGACCCCGGACCACACGACACACCACGAAGGATGA
- a CDS encoding 5,10-methylenetetrahydromethanopterin reductase: MLGIELTPEHPVSRIADLGARAEESGFDTAFVSCHHFNRDPWVALDRIAQRTDAMRVGPGTVNPLETHPVTLAARTASLQEASGGRAVYGIGPGDPSSLGTLGLAEDRGLRPVLEAFETARRLWAGETVSHEGTFEADRAELKFDVEGNIPVHVGGEGPHMCRMAGKHADGLLFNGSHPDDLAWARDRVEEGKADRPDSRGTFTLSAYAAVSVAEDGDAAREAARAPVAFIVSGAAPPVLDRHGIDSAAVESVREALADSRFGDAYAAVTPAMVEAFCIAGTPDAVTERMAALREYVDGLVVGSPLGPSLDEAVELAGEAAREAGF, translated from the coding sequence ATGCTCGGCATCGAACTCACCCCCGAACACCCCGTCTCCCGTATCGCCGACCTCGGCGCCCGTGCCGAGGAGAGCGGCTTCGACACCGCGTTCGTCTCCTGTCACCACTTCAACCGAGACCCGTGGGTCGCACTGGACCGCATCGCCCAGCGGACCGACGCGATGCGGGTCGGCCCGGGCACGGTCAACCCGCTCGAGACCCACCCCGTCACCCTCGCCGCCCGGACGGCCTCGCTACAGGAGGCCAGCGGCGGCCGCGCGGTCTACGGCATCGGGCCGGGCGACCCATCCTCGCTCGGGACGCTCGGCCTCGCCGAGGACCGTGGCCTCCGGCCGGTGCTGGAGGCGTTCGAGACCGCTCGGCGGCTCTGGGCGGGCGAGACGGTCAGCCACGAGGGCACCTTCGAGGCCGACCGCGCCGAGTTGAAGTTCGACGTCGAGGGCAACATCCCGGTCCACGTGGGCGGCGAGGGCCCGCACATGTGTCGGATGGCGGGCAAGCACGCCGACGGCCTGCTGTTCAACGGCTCGCACCCGGACGACCTCGCGTGGGCTCGCGACCGCGTCGAGGAGGGGAAGGCCGACCGCCCCGACTCGCGTGGGACGTTCACGCTCTCGGCGTACGCCGCCGTCTCGGTGGCGGAGGACGGCGACGCGGCCCGCGAGGCTGCCCGTGCACCCGTCGCGTTCATCGTCAGCGGGGCCGCCCCGCCCGTCCTCGACCGTCACGGCATCGACTCGGCGGCGGTCGAATCGGTCAGGGAGGCGCTCGCGGACAGTCGGTTCGGCGACGCCTACGCCGCGGTGACGCCCGCGATGGTCGAGGCGTTCTGCATCGCGGGGACGCCCGACGCCGTCACCGAGCGGATGGCGGCGCTACGCGAGTACGTCGACGGGCTCGTCGTCGGGTCGCCGCTGGGGCCGTCGCTCGACGAGGCGGTGGAACTGGCCGGCGAGGCGGCGCGAGAAGCGGGGTTCTGA
- a CDS encoding DUF7573 domain-containing protein, giving the protein MPNRSLDDFVGGTETDEDPTSDADEVAESEAESELDATETEVDEGDADAAVESDTDAETDTGDSTDDEPTLTVEEATPTYDFSPEGATCESCGETVETRWHDPEVGMVCAECKGW; this is encoded by the coding sequence ATGCCGAACCGCTCGCTCGACGACTTCGTCGGGGGGACCGAGACGGACGAGGACCCGACGAGCGATGCGGACGAGGTGGCCGAGTCCGAGGCCGAGTCCGAACTGGACGCGACCGAGACGGAGGTCGACGAGGGCGACGCCGACGCTGCGGTCGAATCCGACACCGATGCCGAGACGGACACGGGGGACTCGACCGACGACGAACCCACGCTCACCGTCGAGGAAGCCACGCCGACCTACGACTTCTCGCCCGAGGGGGCGACCTGCGAGTCGTGTGGCGAGACGGTCGAGACGCGGTGGCACGACCCCGAGGTGGGGATGGTGTGCGCCGAGTGCAAGGGGTGGTAG
- a CDS encoding winged helix-turn-helix domain-containing protein yields the protein MSDTGSGAQPHAAATRPHDSAVTDAFGLLGDGTRLAVLLAIWEAHDPADEDNSLSFSEIFERVDYDDPGNLRYHLGKLEGQFIERAPEHDGYALRVPAQKLVRDIVAGVGDHDERLEPTPIDQRCPFCGAGTKVSYREGILFWACHECDGMTPGRDFASFDPPGPLAAVSFDPAGLDEWTAEELRAALAVRGRRRTREQFEGLCPTCSGQVDARFDWCDDHDPDGCHACGLRWRVGARFRCRTCENYGGASPRRLALFHPAVVSFYDDHGVSTRFRADEYERAKAVYDLVLDHEVELVAEDPVRVAVTARHDGDAIRVTFDEDVQFVDATRG from the coding sequence GTGAGCGACACCGGGTCGGGAGCCCAGCCCCACGCCGCGGCGACCCGCCCCCACGACAGCGCCGTCACCGACGCCTTCGGGCTGCTCGGTGACGGGACGCGACTGGCCGTCCTCCTCGCCATCTGGGAGGCACACGACCCGGCCGACGAGGACAACAGCCTCTCGTTCTCGGAGATATTCGAACGGGTCGACTACGACGACCCCGGCAACCTCCGCTACCACCTCGGGAAACTGGAGGGGCAGTTCATCGAACGGGCGCCTGAGCACGACGGCTACGCACTCCGCGTTCCCGCCCAGAAGCTCGTGCGGGACATCGTCGCGGGCGTCGGCGACCACGACGAACGACTCGAACCGACCCCCATCGACCAGCGGTGTCCGTTCTGTGGTGCGGGGACGAAGGTGAGCTACCGCGAGGGAATCCTGTTCTGGGCCTGTCACGAGTGCGACGGGATGACCCCCGGCCGCGACTTCGCCTCCTTCGACCCGCCCGGACCGCTGGCTGCGGTCTCGTTCGACCCGGCCGGCCTCGACGAGTGGACCGCCGAGGAGCTCCGGGCCGCGCTGGCGGTCCGTGGACGGCGGCGCACCCGAGAACAGTTCGAGGGGCTGTGTCCCACCTGCTCCGGCCAGGTCGACGCCCGCTTCGACTGGTGTGACGACCACGACCCCGACGGTTGTCACGCGTGTGGGCTCCGCTGGCGGGTCGGCGCACGGTTCCGGTGTCGCACCTGCGAGAACTACGGCGGGGCCTCCCCCCGGCGACTCGCCCTGTTTCACCCCGCCGTCGTCTCGTTCTACGACGACCACGGGGTCTCGACCCGGTTCCGGGCCGACGAGTACGAGCGAGCGAAGGCCGTCTACGACCTCGTGCTCGACCACGAGGTCGAACTCGTCGCCGAGGACCCCGTCCGGGTCGCGGTCACCGCCAGACACGACGGCGACGCCATCCGGGTGACGTTCGACGAGGACGTCCAGTTCGTGGACGCGACACGCGGGTGA
- a CDS encoding plastocyanin/azurin family copper-binding protein yields the protein MTRRRTEEGWTAVSRRSALATAVGVVGSLAGCLGQPSVPDADVVAGPDRRLRFEPADLTASVGDTVRWGFESAGHNVCGRPSDASTASVPEDGAPFASYAPDESPARQLVPRGETYEHTFETPGEFVYVCYPHRQSGMEGTVRVTE from the coding sequence ATGACTCGCCGGCGGACCGAGGAGGGGTGGACAGCGGTCTCCCGGCGTTCCGCACTCGCCACTGCAGTCGGCGTCGTCGGCAGTCTCGCCGGCTGTCTCGGCCAGCCGTCGGTTCCCGACGCCGACGTCGTCGCTGGTCCGGACCGACGGCTCAGGTTCGAGCCGGCTGACCTCACCGCCTCGGTCGGTGACACGGTCCGCTGGGGATTCGAGAGCGCCGGACACAACGTCTGCGGTCGGCCGAGCGACGCCAGTACGGCCTCGGTCCCCGAGGACGGGGCCCCGTTCGCCAGCTACGCTCCCGACGAGTCCCCCGCCCGGCAGCTCGTCCCCCGCGGTGAGACCTACGAACACACGTTCGAGACGCCCGGCGAGTTCGTCTACGTCTGCTACCCGCACCGCCAGTCGGGGATGGAGGGTACGGTTCGGGTGACGGAGTGA
- a CDS encoding AAA family ATPase, whose amino-acid sequence MTDANSTSEAAASPDDETDLDALSVDEAGRIARRVVENTEEVIVGHHDAIEHLICALLGRGHVLLEDVPGVGKTMLARSIAQSLECQFKRVQFTPDLLPADITGTNVYNQETREFEFRPGPVFGNVVLGDEINRAPPKTQAALLEAMEEETVTVDGTTHRVPDPFFVVATQNSVERDRTYELPAAELDRFQMKLELGYPNAEEESRVLANVVGDHPIDTLEPVATVADLRAARRTTASVTVEEPVRDYVTALANYTRERAQLGVSPRGSISLLRAAQARAVLDGRDFVLPDDVQAEALTVLPHRVRTAAGAQSARELVDAALTSVDVP is encoded by the coding sequence ATGACCGACGCCAACTCTACCTCGGAAGCCGCAGCGTCGCCCGACGACGAGACCGACCTCGACGCCCTCAGCGTCGACGAGGCGGGACGTATCGCCCGCCGCGTCGTCGAGAACACGGAGGAGGTCATCGTCGGGCACCACGACGCTATCGAGCACCTGATCTGTGCCCTGCTCGGCCGTGGCCACGTCCTGCTGGAGGACGTCCCCGGCGTCGGGAAGACGATGCTCGCCCGCTCCATCGCCCAGTCGCTCGAGTGTCAGTTCAAACGCGTCCAGTTCACCCCCGACCTCCTACCGGCGGACATCACCGGGACGAACGTCTACAACCAGGAGACCCGCGAGTTCGAGTTCCGCCCCGGCCCGGTGTTCGGGAACGTCGTCCTCGGCGACGAGATCAACCGCGCCCCGCCGAAGACGCAGGCCGCCCTGCTGGAGGCGATGGAGGAGGAGACGGTGACCGTCGACGGGACCACCCACCGGGTGCCGGACCCGTTCTTCGTCGTGGCGACGCAGAACTCCGTCGAGCGCGACCGGACGTACGAACTCCCGGCCGCCGAACTCGACCGCTTCCAGATGAAACTCGAACTCGGCTACCCGAACGCCGAGGAGGAGTCCCGCGTCCTCGCGAACGTCGTCGGGGACCACCCCATCGACACGCTCGAACCCGTCGCCACCGTCGCGGACCTCCGGGCCGCCCGCCGGACAACCGCGAGCGTCACCGTCGAGGAACCCGTCCGCGACTACGTCACCGCGCTGGCGAACTACACCCGCGAGCGGGCCCAACTGGGCGTCTCGCCCCGTGGCTCCATCTCCCTGCTGCGGGCCGCGCAGGCCCGTGCGGTCCTCGACGGCCGTGACTTCGTCCTCCCCGACGACGTGCAGGCCGAGGCGCTCACCGTCCTCCCCCACCGCGTCCGGACCGCCGCGGGCGCCCAGAGCGCACGGGAACTGGTCGACGCGGCGCTCACCAGCGTCGACGTCCCCTGA
- a CDS encoding DUF58 domain-containing protein translates to MRPTRRGYGLALVTLVAIAMGAQFGARSLDALVVPAIAALAVGAAQVYRRTEPSVVRSHPLPGFPGETRTVTLTVKSNLSCDVHERVGPGLRAPDADAQLPEGTEYEYDVELLDRGERTLGPATVSQRDTLGLVSHATDSARTTPVLVYPAVRPITDRAAFSGLVERAGSRDRDAFDRLREYSSSDSLRDINWKASARRADAEFVVTEFAAEDEGGISVVCEAEPGHGDAMASAAASVAVYLLNADLVVDVAAPDGVVDEGRGDEQRDAVLGLLARTDAGEVSDAQRDRADVHVVAGPDGTRVAVDGVEHPFEGLVDAERAPYTTPSRTEVVA, encoded by the coding sequence ATGCGCCCGACCCGACGCGGCTACGGTCTCGCGCTCGTCACGCTCGTCGCCATCGCGATGGGCGCGCAGTTCGGCGCCCGGTCGCTCGACGCGCTCGTCGTCCCCGCCATCGCGGCGCTCGCGGTCGGGGCCGCACAGGTCTACCGCCGGACCGAGCCCTCCGTGGTCCGGAGCCACCCGCTCCCCGGTTTCCCCGGCGAGACGCGGACGGTGACGCTGACGGTGAAGTCGAACCTCTCGTGCGACGTCCACGAGCGAGTCGGCCCCGGCCTGCGCGCGCCCGACGCCGACGCCCAGCTCCCCGAGGGCACCGAGTACGAGTACGACGTGGAGCTACTCGACCGCGGCGAGCGCACCCTCGGACCGGCGACGGTCAGCCAGCGCGACACGCTGGGGCTGGTGTCCCACGCCACCGACTCGGCCCGCACCACGCCCGTGCTGGTCTACCCCGCAGTCAGGCCCATCACCGACCGGGCGGCGTTCTCGGGACTGGTCGAGCGGGCCGGCAGCCGCGACCGGGACGCGTTCGACCGCCTGCGCGAGTACAGTTCGAGCGACTCGCTGCGCGACATCAACTGGAAAGCCTCGGCCCGCCGCGCCGACGCGGAGTTCGTCGTCACCGAGTTCGCCGCCGAGGACGAGGGCGGTATCAGCGTCGTCTGCGAGGCCGAGCCGGGCCACGGCGACGCGATGGCGAGCGCCGCCGCGAGCGTCGCCGTCTACCTGCTGAACGCCGACCTCGTCGTGGACGTGGCCGCGCCCGACGGCGTCGTCGACGAGGGCCGCGGCGACGAGCAGCGCGACGCGGTGCTCGGGTTGCTCGCCCGGACAGACGCCGGCGAGGTGAGCGACGCCCAGCGTGACCGGGCGGACGTCCACGTCGTCGCCGGCCCCGACGGGACGAGGGTCGCCGTCGACGGCGTCGAGCACCCGTTCGAGGGCCTGGTCGACGCCGAGCGAGCGCCGTACACGACCCCGTCGCGCACGGAGGTGGTCGCGTGA